The Pyrus communis chromosome 12, drPyrComm1.1, whole genome shotgun sequence genomic sequence TGGTTAGTACCTTTATATTGGCTCGAGTTGCAGCCAAACTGAGGGAAGTGGGCGGAGTCTTTATATTAAATCCAATAATGCAAGCACCACAGGCTTGTGCTATGTCCAAATCAGACTGAGATAAAGGCCCAACACCAACATGCACTACATTCACAAAGACCTGGCAAATAATTGAAGAAATATCAAGAGTGGCAAGATTAGTTAGGACGAAGAGAATCgtataaatcaataaaaaaacctCTCTAAATGCACCATTTTGTAAAGGTATTGCCATCCAAAAAGGAGTTTAGAGTGTGACATATTTCAGCAAAGGATGATGatgtttatatttgttttaaaaaagaaCAATGTCAAAAGATGATTACTGCACATAACATTGCATGGAAAACCTACAAAGCAACAAGTAATTATTCGAAAAATATTGTAACTATTATAATCTTGTGGCACACCTGAGGACTATTTAAATTCATTAATGCGTCTGTAACAGCTTGGACAGTGCCCTGCACATCTGCTTTTACTATTACTGGCAATTCCACCCGCTTGGGTTCCTCCTTTGGCTCGTCTCCAGACTCTTCTGCTTTTTGTGCTTTTAATATTTCTTCCTCGTTCCTCTCATCCATCTCAGCTTTAATCTTCCTAAGTCtatctctctcaaatttcttTTTCCTCCCTGCACTAAGCATTCTAGCTCGCTCCTCAGATTCCACAACAATGATATCATCTCCTGCCCTTGGAAGTCCCTTCAACCCTTCAATCTCAACTGGCATTGCGGGTCTTGCCTTCTCTGCCAACTTCCCCGCCATGTCCCTAATAGCCCTTATTCTGCCCCACTCGGATCCCACCACCACATACTGCCCGGATTCTAAAGTCCCTGCTTTCACTATTGCTGTAACCGCTGGACCCTTTCCCTTATCAAGCCTTGCCTCCACCACATAAGCTTGAGCAGGCCCATCAACTCGAGATTTGAGATCCATAATCTCAGCTTGGAGAAGCAAAGCCTCCTCCAAGTTATCTAATCCAGTCTTCTTTATCGCTGAAACCTCCACAACCTGCACATCTCCACCCATCTCCTCCAGCAGCAAACCCTCAGAAGCAAGCTGGAGTTTTATTCTTTCCGGGTTAGCAGCCGGTTTATCACATTTATTAATTGCAACCACAATCGGTACATTAGCTGCCTTTGCATGAGCCATGGCTTCAAGAGTTTGAGGCATCACCCCGTCATCAGCAGCTACAACTAGCACAACTATATCTGTGACAGCAGCACCTCTTGCCCGCATCGCACTAAATGCTGCATGACCAGGGGTGTCAAGAAATGTAATTGATGCTCCTGATGTCATACCAACAATGAAAGCACCTAGATGCTGAGTAATTCCTCCAGCTTCCTTGGCAGCCACAGATGTTTGACGTAGAGCATCTAGAAGCGAGGTTTTACCATGGTCGACGTGACCCATGACAGTTACAACTGGAGGCCGAGGTAGAATTTCTGTACCTTCATTGGAGTGCAGCCTCCTAACATTGATCCCAACTTCCTACAAATTAATCCACGACTCATTCAAGTTTTTAAAGTGGCCAATATGCAGAATATCATAATGAATACACGTCATTCAAGGAAAACAATGCTAAAGAGCAGCAAGTATAAAGTTCTGAGTTAATTACTATATGAAATATAGTGCCCAACTATGGGTAATGTCACAAGACCTGATTGGAGTGCCATACTGTAAAAGTGGATTGCACCCTTCCCAATAATGATTTTTAGTAAAACATATAACAAGCCATCCGCTTCAAATAACATGCCCTCCCACCCCCAACTTCCAAGAAGTGAGAATGGCTTTGGAAGCAAATTTTCTCATTTAAGCATATTTCAGTCTTGGAGaatttccaaaaacacttttaatatGTTGACTTCAAGTTTATGTATGCACACAATTTTATATGGTGagattcaaaaactaaaatttgttaaccaataaaattatatattaatcaagaataacatattaattcAGTGGCAATAAGGAAAAATACCATTGCAATCAGCTCCGAAACGTCAATGCTGAGAGGATCAAACTCTGTTTCAACCTTTTCCCCGACATTTGTAAGAATACTTTGCAGAGTTGGTATTGATTCACCAGTACGCTTCGCAAGTTCAACAACTGTCATGCCTTCAAAAATCTCGATCGTCTTATCTGGCATAGGTTTGGTAGTTCTCTGTGGTTTAGGAGGCACATATGGAGCTTCAACAGGAGGGTGGGCCTTATGGTCCCTTTTTTTGAACTTCCCTTTCTTGGGagtttttaaaccaaatgagtCTTCATTTCCTTTTCTGGCAAACAGTTCTGGGCTTGCATGATAGCATCTAACCACAAAAGTTTCAACCACAAAGGTTGAAATTAGAAAATGTACCTCACACACACTGAATTGAGAAGAAATAATTTCTAACAAATGCTTCAAAATTGGATAAGCCCAACCCTTAAGGATTCAATGAACAAGCAACCAAAATAAACAGAAAGGTCAACTCACCGTATCAGGGAATCTTTTGTCAAACCTTCACAACAATCAAGCCTCCTTGACATAAATCTAAAGGGGGGATCTACAAttaagaaaatgagcaagaatgAAGTATAATGTACTAccttaccaaaataaaaataaatactgCAGTCTGGAagttgttttgattcaattcaaaacatgcaACTATGATCTGGTAAAATTATGTGGTTAAAGATAATGAAACAACAAGCAATCAAAAGCGCAGTTATTACAAAAAAGAGATGCATTCAATATCAGAGATTTATTGAGGTATACTGAATTCCAAAggtaaacacaaaaacaaagtgaaTAAAGATTAAGGCTCTATTGAGATATGAAGTCCAAACTATCACATAGAAGGTTATTCCTTGTGCAATGTTAGTTTACCTGGTAAGCATCTGCCACCAGCAGAAACTGATTTTATTACATCCTCAACAGTAGATACAGATGTAAATCCCATTGCATGTCTTCGTAGTCTTGAAGTTAAATCCGTAGTTAAACTAGCATGTAACCCCTGCGACAAGAAATTCACACAAAACGTTCTAAATGTCAATGACATACatgatacatatatacacatacaaaaatataataccaattttttttaatgcttaACCAAGAATGAGTGAAAAGATTATAAGACAATCGAAGGTAGGGGTGAAGCAAAATAGAAAGGGAGCAGGGGCGGCTAAAAGACCGGCCCTTAGGAACTACAAGCcatattaaacaaacaaaaccaattCAGCCAAAAGAGATAATAGAGGCATTTGTGTGATTTGTGTGTCCATTACGAGAAAAATGAACACTTACCCTTTTGCCAAGCTCTCTCCACGCCATTCATAAGTATTCCAGGCCAAAACAACAAAGTATTTCAAAGCTTCAATGTCTGCATAGTTGGACAAACACAACCACAGAAAACAGTGATTAACTAGAGTGATGCTCTGCttggttgctaagaaagtaACCAAAATTTAACGTTATTAAGAACTATCAAGTACACAAACATGCATTATGCGGTTAAAAACTCGAAACCTAGATTGCCCATCCACCAATTCAACTCAGAATTCACAACAACATATCACAaagtttaaaaagtttcaatcttttttttctGAAGAACAACCGAGGAACACGAAAATGAATGGCTTTTTCAAAATCTGAATAAACCCGACAAATAAACACGAACATGAAAGGTAAAATCATTGAATTCCTTCTACATCGAGTGGTGGAATATGAATATCTATGAGCGCACAAAATAAAGCCGAATAAGAAGCAATACAAAGTTGGAGTATGGGAAGCTTTGTGCTTACGGTTTTGCCGGATAACCTGCAGGGTTCGGTTTCTCGGCGGCAAGCTGTTGAAGGCGGTGAACCTTCTTCGTTCACGTTGCCGGTTGCCCCCTTTCAGCTAGAGTTCAAAGGCAATGAGAACctcaagaagagagagagagagagagagagaggggttgtcAAATAGCCTGGAGGCCCATTTTTCAGCCTGAAATTATTTGGACTAAAGCCGCTATGAGTTGGATTGGGTCTAATCTCAGTAGAGAATTATGACCTGATATAACTTTAGGGCTGATGTCGGGCTTGGACGGCTGCTGGTTGCTATACTGTTTTCTTGGTTCGTCATGCCTTTTTTAAAGCAAGAGACGTTCAGTAAGGGCTCGTttagaagtatttttaaaattactgaaaatatttttggtttaATTGATTGGTGCTTTTTTGCAGGAAGCACTTAAAAAACTTTTTAGGAACCACTTGATTTTTACTgagaattggtttcaaaaacattttcaccaaaagcgttttcaatcattttaaaagcacttctaaacaAACCCTAAATCTCAATTCTATTTAGGTTTTTAAAAGCGGTCATTTTTCAGTTCTAGTCTCAAATTACACTGTGAACCAATGTAATGTCATGGTTCAGATTGTTTCGATTTAAGTCTCAAATTAAAAGCATAATTAAACCAAatctaacctttttttttttggtcaggGGTAAAGTTTCATTAACAAACAAGCATACATACACAACATAGAGGCCCAATTACAAATAAAGCACAACATCAACAGATGGACCCCCAAAGCAAAATACCCAACACAAAAGTTAAGCCCATAACGAACAAACAGAagcaaaacccaacccaaaGGTTGAGtccacaacaaacacacaaaaacaaaaccctagcaaCCTTGTCGCCGTTACTACCACTGATCATCGAGCACCAGAGATCTCGCTAACAAGAACCTCAACATGAACAAGGTAAAAGGCCGCATCAACCTCAAAGACCCGCCAAAACAACCACCACCATGAACCGAACCAATAAACAAGAATCAAGGAAGCACACATGATGATAGATCCCACGAGCAACATCGCCGACAAGGGTGAACATCGAGGAGGACCAACAAGGGTCAACAAAGGTGCTGGTGTGAACACGGGCCAAAACTCTACACACCTTCCCATAGATTCACAACAAATCGAGGTGAGCACCGGTGGTAGTTGAATGGAATTAGGTATGGCCAAAGAGATGATAGAGCCAAATGAATAAAAAGATGGAAGGCAATGCAAATGGGAGGATGGATGACACATATGATTGGGGATTAGAGCTCAACATGGTGAGATCACAGGCAAGGAGAGAAAAAAGGGGGAGATCGTGATAGGCAGTGATGGTGAAAATTACAAGCAACTGAAAGATAAGGGAAGGGGAAAACCCAAAGGAAAAcatggtgtaatgatgaaactACCACCGACTCTAACCACAACTAGAGTCGGCGGTGACGCGGATCGACATAACTGAAATCACTCACACGcaatgtaacaacccgtccttaattttacggttttatttattttaaaagagtgaattgacgaaaataccCCTAGTGGCATGATTGTTGACTTTCATTGGTCGTCTTTTTGTGACGTGTATGAGCTGTTATTTTACTGTATTCTCAAAGTACTTGACGATACAAACGCGTAGGTACAAGCGGAATCGAATTCGAAGTTACGACGAAGATTTTATGGAACTACAAATCCGAAAAAACTTTTGtgaaaattactattttatatatttcttataaatattttattattatactattaatttaataatatttagtGGGATAtgttaaatattttataaaaaaatctggCCCATGGGGTCCACACCCACATCAAAGTCTCCACTCTCTTCTTGCCACGTCTCTCTTCCCTCActctccctctttcttttcCCCTTCTCTCTCATTCCTCTCTCTGTTACTCCCTCTCTCACTTACTCTTTTTCTCCGGGATCCACATGCCGCTGCCACTGCGTTGTTACTACTTTTGCGAGCATGACTGCACCACCGCATCAACCTATGTCCTGAACCCCAAGCCCTAGAACGTGatatctctcattctctctctgtACAATGGCGCCACCATTGTTCAGTATTTTTCTCCAACGAGTTATCGCCGTTCCCAGCGAAGATGAGCCTTGAAACTAACCTAAACCTTCTTGGATCACGTTTTAGTGTACGATTAGAGtagttttgaaaatttattgTGATGGTTGAATGTAGAACCAGCTCAGGGAAAATTTTGCAGATTTTTAGGTTGACCTGAAGCCTTTACAAGCTTTTTTCGACCAACTCCGGCCACAACTCAACCCTACTTAGATAGATTCTTGTTCCTCATACTCTAAActtcattttggcttttgaaccgtagaaaatggttgagttttgaaCTTGTTATATACATTGTAAGTTTCCGGGCTCCCTCCACAAATTccggccttcttcttctttgggtCCGATGACCCACGAGCCCAAATGGGTCAACCCGACCCGATACAAAACAAATGACCTTTGGCCCAAACCTTTGGGGTGTTGTTTCTAGCCTGGCCTAGTTTCGAAATGGGCTCAAAATATTCCTAGAATATTCTTGGAATATTATTTGGAATATTCCCCGTGTtgacttttttgaaattttctcaaaaacccTCCTAAGCTAATTTTGACGCCCCGAGtccatttttgacatccatagtgaaattccaaagttttgACATAGTAGACTATCTCGGTGGCTCAATTGACTTTTCagggttgaccgttgactttttacaaaatttgtctGAGACCCTTCTCAGCGTAAGTCAATGTTTGATTCCAAATATGCACTAtgtttttccaaatttagtcgttttagttgagtttgactaatgggtcccaatattatgcttaggtgcgattactATTAGAGACTCCGACTTTCCTAACTTGAACGGATGTGACATCGCAAGTActtgtgagtgggtcttttcttttatataatatatatatatatatatatatatatatttgttagtttccatatatatatttcataaaGAATTTTCTACAATACGTCTAGATTAGCTTAACGTTTATAAGATTTAGCACATTGATAGAAATTATGAAGTTATACTACGTCCTAGGGGATGCATAGGTATGCGTATTATTAttgatgccttaattatatctATGGCCATGTATTGTGACGTGAACTATTGATTAACCActgtatgattttatttatgttatctgctcatcgtgtGCTACATTGGTGTTAGTACTCACCCAAGCCAAAGCTAGTCTTTCACGtatatgttcacatcgcaccgtatgctcactttggatccattgtaggtgccaggcCTGTCCTAGATTACTATAGGAAATTAGGACTCATATGTCATATacatagcgccagtcttcacatgattgtagtactagaacgtaaatcattattacacccagtcctgctGATGTTagaatatctctgcatgaactcgtgtgtcagcatatgtcgatgagcacttgatatgatatgtttgtcCTATGCGAGATTATGTAATTCTAGACGTTAGatgtttatttacaaaatatattgtGACGTATTAGATTCTTGAGAAATTGCTggttacggtaagtattttcatactataggtagtatgtatattttggaaactatacttgttttacggtgaAGGGTTATTACGTtttgaaaaggttttacaaaggTTTATTTTTAGacccactcacctttgtttttcgccccctccaggttttagtggcaAGACTTCTGTGTCGACaagaattcttggcaaatcttggtattagtataattcttatcctacccttattgtactttacttatgctttgacatcaTGTGTGGAATGAGTTCATTCACGCTCACCATCACACTCttacatttaggcacttttaggcttaaatttatacacattttccacatcactacactttatggcttcatcacctttcTGGCGTTAGCcgacacagctcgattcggagtccagtGGATATTCTGAATCAGGGTGTGTCACGCAAAGGTGAGAGAGTCTCTCACGAAAGGAGAGAAAGTAATATGCGATTCATAAAGCACAAATCCAACCAAATCTAACAGTTAGTGACTAATTTGGTGTTGTTATTCCCTTTGTTTGCACATATAACTTTCCAAGCCAAATACACCAATGAAAGAACTCCATGTGGACTAGATTAACACACACACGTCTAGCGGACACTTTTATGACACATCATGTACTCCAATGGAAATTTACATGACAATGACCATACCGAGCCAGTCATACAAATGCACACATTGATTAAGAGGACCACATGAGATTATTGGCTTAGTTAGACCACTCGTAGCTCGCCCTAAGAGCACTTCCACCCCTAAAAGTTCTTTTTGGGTACAGACAACTCAATCCCCCTAAGTGAATAGTAATTGTCTATAGTGAACAATAATTGCTCAAGTTCACCACAAACTGAATAGATCTAGGctatttgtattaaaatatcataataattattattttttaaaaataataaaagataattttatttttaatatcggatatgatttttaaccaAAAGTGGAATAGCATAATTAGGTATTCATAgagaaaaaattataatttttttttaagttttctgtattttattttttattttttattttttaatatttttataattttttaaataatttaaattgtggCTGATGACATCGTGACGTGGGCCTTGCATCACATAACATAGGCGATGGGCCTATCGATTTGAACCTAAAGGAGAAGTCGGGCTGCCCTTGAGCCAAGTGGATTGGTGTGGGCTGGagctatttttttattttttattttttggacgAGCGAgagggttgggggggggggggggggaagaggATTGCAGAGCCCATCACCCAAGGGATGTGGTATGGCTAGGCTGGAAATGCTCcaaggccatctccaatggagaAGGCTAAAGgtccaaaaccaaaaaatgaCCCGATTTGGCCAAAAACCAATCTTCAACCAATGGCTGAGGTATAATTCTAGAGAGCCCACCAGGCCATTATTTGGCTAAAAGGCATCAGGCTGGCCAAATGTAGCCCTCTTAGGCCATCCCTAACCAAAGAGGTTTAGCCCCCGTCCAAATTAGACccctccaagaaattattttttaattaacaatGTCAGGTCTTATttatataccatctccaactgaagggggCTATTTTTTAGCCCATTCATCTTCAACCAATGGCTGGGCTATAATTCTATACAGCCCATAAGGCCATTATTTGGCCAAAAAGGCATCAGGCTATCAGGTCATATGTATATATCATCTCCAACTAAAAGGGGTATTTTGTAGCTCCCTcaataatttcttattttaagtttgttctttaattttattggttaattgaattaaactaccatattaaaataaggtttccgAACATATTTTGAATGTCACTTGTCGCTAAATGAATAAGCCTTCGGATTTCTTATCCTTTGGTGAAGATATTATCAtttgaaaaaatattgaaaatttaaatttagattATTAGAAGAGGTAAAGAAGGGTGTTtatgaaaagaatgtgaaaaatggcttaggtatttataggaaaaaaattagatttttttttttaatttcaacttgaaaaaaataataataaatgggCCCCTCAAAAGGGCTACTCAGCTGGCAAAGAATGCCCAGCCCAATGGCCAAATGGCTCAAGCTTGGCCTGGTGggtcctttttcttttcttttttggccCAGCTCTCCGTTGGAGTTGGGTTTTGGAGCATTTGGGCTGGATTTTGGCTTATAGccctgtttggacccaaaattacaccATCGGCCATTGCAATCAAGACCATTGAGTGAGCATAGCTCCACACTGTCAAATAGGAAAGTTAAgataattttgttgttgttagggaataatattatgatttttaatcataataattatcttttaataatgaATTATCTTGACATTTTTCTTATACGAGATAAATGTGACGCAAACTATATCAAAGTATGCAGAACAGTTCAATTTAATTTGGGATTCTTAGCATTCAACAAGGGGATTGAACATCATGCATTATGAGAAGAGTCCTAGCACGCGGTGGCATCAGTTGGTAACCAAGGTGGAATCCAATTTGAAAGATTAATTATGTGAAGTAAGCTAGTGTGATGCATGCATAGGATAATTATTAGCAAACTCGAGGCTGCCAAACAGGTGAAGTGAATATTATGTGGATAAAGCTTGAAATGCCATGACTCTCATTGGATAATCATTTCCGCATAAGGATTACTATTTGTGGTGATTGATGGTCACGACTGGATTTTACGTTAAGTTAGTTCTATAAATACAGAGGCAGTGGCAACGGAATCAGCTCCttcaaatcaacacaaaaaTTGCCCTGCACAAAACTTCTCAATAACCCTGAGAAATTTTCCTCTTCCCATTTCTTCCCTtcaacacatcttcaatttggatagacagcactgtgaaggcaattgGCGATATTTTCAGTTTCGATAGATAACACTGAAGTCGTAGAATCAGCTGACTAAggagcaccttcaatttggataaacagcactgctttGAGACTGActagttatttatccaagtctcgatcaaCAAGGATTTCCGAGTACTTGTTGGTAGAGGTTATCTCATCAATCTTCTCGGTGAAGTgtggtgttaccaggttactacattcggcacattgaaagccgaatttgaaattgaac encodes the following:
- the LOC137710548 gene encoding uncharacterized protein, producing MAWRELGKRGLHASLTTDLTSRLRRHAMGFTSVSTVEDVIKSVSAGGRCLPDPPFRFMSRRLDCCEGLTKDSLIRCYHASPELFARKGNEDSFGLKTPKKGKFKKRDHKAHPPVEAPYVPPKPQRTTKPMPDKTIEIFEGMTVVELAKRTGESIPTLQSILTNVGEKVETEFDPLSIDVSELIAMEVGINVRRLHSNEGTEILPRPPVVTVMGHVDHGKTSLLDALRQTSVAAKEAGGITQHLGAFIVGMTSGASITFLDTPGHAAFSAMRARGAAVTDIVVLVVAADDGVMPQTLEAMAHAKAANVPIVVAINKCDKPAANPERIKLQLASEGLLLEEMGGDVQVVEVSAIKKTGLDNLEEALLLQAEIMDLKSRVDGPAQAYVVEARLDKGKGPAVTAIVKAGTLESGQYVVVGSEWGRIRAIRDMAGKLAEKARPAMPVEIEGLKGLPRAGDDIIVVESEERARMLSAGRKKKFERDRLRKIKAEMDERNEEEILKAQKAEESGDEPKEEPKRVELPVIVKADVQGTVQAVTDALMNLNSPQVFVNVVHVGVGPLSQSDLDIAQACGACIIGFNIKTPPTSLSLAATRANIKIMLHRVIYHLLEDIGNFIVDKAPGTCETKVAGEAEVLSIFELKGRSKTKGPDVKIAGCRVIDGLMSKSGILRLLRSGEVVFEGSCESLKREKQDVDTVKKGNDCGLVIQDYDDFRVGDMVQCLEQVVRKPKFISSASGAARIEC